Proteins from a genomic interval of Synechococcus sp. A15-28:
- a CDS encoding DUF2062 domain-containing protein, with protein sequence MQRLLQTNRERLRRGLQWLWAQEGTAGQRARGVAAGVFCGCYPFFGLQMLLSVGLATLVRGNHLLAAAGTLVSNPLTYVPLYWFNFVVGSRLLGPLAGADLDGVNRSNLWNQGWDVLQRLLLGSTLVGALMALLLGLLAYRLFQQRTFVN encoded by the coding sequence ATGCAACGGTTGCTGCAGACCAACCGTGAACGCCTGCGCCGGGGCCTTCAGTGGCTGTGGGCGCAAGAGGGCACAGCGGGGCAACGGGCCAGGGGTGTGGCCGCCGGTGTGTTCTGCGGCTGTTACCCCTTCTTCGGGCTGCAGATGCTGCTGAGCGTTGGGCTGGCCACCCTGGTGCGTGGCAACCACCTGCTCGCCGCCGCGGGCACCCTGGTGAGCAACCCCCTCACCTACGTGCCGCTGTACTGGTTCAACTTCGTGGTGGGCAGCCGGCTGCTGGGACCGCTGGCCGGGGCCGACCTCGACGGTGTGAACCGCAGCAACCTCTGGAATCAAGGCTGGGACGTTCTGCAGCGACTTCTGCTCGGTTCGACGCTTGTGGGAGCTCTAATGGCGTTGCTGCTGGGATTGCTGGCCTACCGACTCTTTCAGCAACGCACCTTCGTCAACTGA
- the mnmE gene encoding tRNA uridine-5-carboxymethylaminomethyl(34) synthesis GTPase MnmE, with protein MTASDTIAAVATAVAPGQGGIAVIRVSGPVAEDVGRSIVQVPGRQDWESHRVVYGHVLDATGQRRLDEVLLLLMRRPRSFTGEDVVEIHCHGGVMAVQRVLERVLEQPGVRRALPGEFSQRAVLNGRLDLTRAEAVSELVAARSRRAADLAIAGLDGGIHAQITALRERLLDQLTELEARVDFEEDLPALDGEALLLELQAIRLELQQLVRDGERGDALRSGLRVALVGRPNVGKSSLLNRLSRRERAIVTELPGTTRDLLESEIVLEGVPITLLDTAGIRATQDVVEQMGIARSEQALASADLVLLVIDAQQGWTPADRALLERIPPAVPRLVVANKQDLLRTEAPAEADVLLSAISGEGEDQLVEAVLTCCGAGDASAVLLALNERQRDLAARAAEALARSQEVAAQQLPWDFWTIDLREAIRALGEITGEELTEAVLDRVFSRFCIGK; from the coding sequence CTGACCGCTTCCGACACCATCGCTGCTGTGGCCACGGCGGTCGCCCCAGGCCAGGGCGGAATCGCTGTGATCCGCGTTTCAGGCCCTGTGGCGGAAGACGTCGGCCGTTCGATCGTGCAAGTCCCAGGACGGCAGGACTGGGAGTCTCACCGTGTTGTCTATGGCCACGTGCTGGATGCCACTGGTCAGCGACGCCTGGATGAGGTGCTGCTGCTGCTGATGCGCAGACCCCGCAGTTTCACCGGTGAGGACGTTGTGGAGATCCACTGCCATGGCGGGGTGATGGCGGTGCAGCGGGTGCTGGAGCGGGTGCTGGAGCAACCGGGGGTTCGGCGGGCCCTGCCGGGGGAATTCAGCCAGCGGGCCGTGCTCAACGGCCGTCTGGACCTCACCCGCGCGGAGGCGGTGAGTGAGTTGGTGGCGGCTCGCAGCCGGCGGGCGGCGGATCTGGCTATCGCTGGCCTCGATGGCGGGATTCACGCTCAAATCACCGCGTTGCGCGAGCGGTTGCTGGATCAGCTCACCGAGCTGGAGGCCCGGGTGGACTTCGAGGAGGACCTGCCGGCGCTGGATGGCGAGGCCCTGCTGCTGGAGCTGCAAGCCATACGCCTGGAGCTCCAGCAGTTGGTGCGGGATGGCGAGCGGGGGGATGCCCTGCGCAGCGGCCTTCGGGTGGCGTTGGTGGGCCGCCCCAATGTGGGCAAGAGCTCGCTGTTGAACCGGCTCAGTCGGCGGGAGCGGGCGATTGTGACCGAGCTGCCCGGCACCACCCGCGACCTGCTGGAGAGCGAGATTGTGCTGGAGGGGGTGCCGATCACCCTGCTCGACACCGCTGGCATCCGTGCGACTCAGGACGTGGTGGAGCAGATGGGGATTGCCCGCAGCGAGCAGGCCCTGGCCTCAGCCGATCTGGTGTTGCTGGTGATCGATGCCCAGCAGGGCTGGACCCCGGCGGATCGCGCTTTGCTGGAGCGCATTCCCCCGGCGGTTCCGCGCCTGGTGGTGGCCAATAAGCAGGATTTGTTGAGGACCGAGGCACCCGCGGAAGCCGATGTGCTGCTGTCGGCCATCAGTGGTGAGGGGGAGGACCAACTGGTGGAGGCGGTGCTGACCTGCTGTGGCGCCGGCGATGCCTCGGCTGTGCTGCTGGCGCTGAACGAACGGCAGCGGGATCTGGCGGCCCGCGCGGCCGAGGCGCTGGCCCGCAGCCAGGAGGTGGCGGCCCAGCAATTGCCCTGGGACTTCTGGACCATCGATCTGCGCGAGGCGATCCGCGCGCTGGGGGAGATCACCGGTGAGGAGCTCACCGAAGCGGTGCTGGATCGGGTGTTTTCGCGCTTCTGCATCGGTAAATAA
- a CDS encoding FecR family protein, producing MGSRVRTAIAVAGLLLIWRGSPALATPPQVVEVPAGPAFVQRPGEAQIPARQGQSLIPSTLLRTSKPGRMQVKLSNGRQFRMGGDAKLKLAGAGVELLKGSIIGWISPSITNRRPFQIRTRLATASIQGTTVFLELNDDTFRVFSWEGAVQVRTKDGEEFTLQSGQQLLLDLKRQLDDTRGRVTDAIEWEPPAPMANTDIDRRMKGSALINGFSTPLDTLPIIERELGTSAAPRD from the coding sequence ATGGGATCCCGTGTCCGCACTGCTATCGCTGTGGCAGGTCTTCTGCTGATCTGGAGAGGATCACCGGCTCTCGCCACACCACCCCAGGTGGTGGAGGTGCCCGCCGGGCCGGCCTTTGTCCAGCGACCGGGGGAAGCTCAGATCCCCGCTCGTCAGGGGCAGTCGCTGATCCCATCCACCCTGCTGCGCACCAGCAAACCCGGACGAATGCAGGTGAAGCTCAGCAACGGCCGCCAGTTCCGCATGGGGGGCGATGCCAAGCTGAAGCTGGCGGGTGCGGGCGTCGAACTGCTGAAGGGATCGATCATCGGCTGGATCAGTCCATCCATCACCAACCGACGTCCGTTTCAGATCCGCACGCGACTGGCCACCGCATCAATCCAGGGAACCACGGTGTTTCTGGAACTCAATGATGACACCTTCCGCGTGTTCAGCTGGGAAGGGGCCGTGCAGGTGCGCACCAAGGACGGCGAGGAATTCACGCTGCAGAGCGGCCAGCAACTGCTGCTGGATCTCAAACGCCAGCTCGATGACACCCGGGGACGGGTCACGGATGCCATCGAATGGGAGCCCCCAGCCCCCATGGCCAACACCGACATTGATCGGAGGATGAAGGGCAGTGCCTTGATCAATGGCTTTTCGACACCGCTGGACACCCTTCCCATCATCGAGCGGGAACTGGGGACCAGCGCCGCGCCACGAGATTGA
- the nadC gene encoding carboxylating nicotinate-nucleotide diphosphorylase — protein sequence MDWQSQALTSALDRWLAEDIGRGDLTAVALQGQQGQAHWVAKQPGRFCGGPLVQRLFQRLDPAVNVRLLRQDGEAIEAGDCLLELQGPATALVAGERTALNLAMRLSGIATATAALVAQLAGTGVRLADTRKTTPGLRLLEKYAVRCGGGINHRMGLDDAAMLKENHIAWAGGITAAIASVREQAPWPTAVIVEAETEAQALEAVQAGANGVLLDEFSPERLTQLVPRLRDCSDRGVMLEASGIQPEQLQAYAATGIDLISTSAPVTRSHWLDLSMRFT from the coding sequence ATGGATTGGCAGTCCCAAGCTCTCACCAGTGCACTGGATCGCTGGTTGGCGGAAGACATCGGCCGCGGAGATCTGACTGCGGTGGCGTTGCAGGGTCAGCAGGGTCAGGCCCATTGGGTCGCCAAACAGCCGGGCCGGTTCTGCGGTGGCCCTTTGGTGCAGCGCTTGTTCCAGCGGCTGGATCCCGCGGTGAACGTTCGGTTGCTGCGGCAGGACGGTGAGGCCATCGAGGCCGGGGACTGCCTGCTGGAGCTGCAGGGGCCGGCCACGGCTTTGGTGGCCGGGGAACGCACCGCCTTGAACCTGGCCATGCGGCTCTCGGGCATTGCCACCGCTACTGCTGCATTGGTGGCCCAGCTTGCGGGCACCGGTGTGCGTCTGGCCGACACCCGCAAGACGACCCCTGGGCTTCGTCTGCTGGAGAAATATGCGGTGCGCTGCGGCGGCGGCATCAACCACCGCATGGGGCTGGATGACGCGGCCATGCTCAAGGAGAACCACATCGCCTGGGCGGGGGGCATCACGGCGGCCATCGCTTCTGTGCGTGAGCAGGCCCCCTGGCCCACGGCCGTGATTGTGGAAGCGGAGACGGAGGCTCAGGCGCTGGAGGCGGTGCAGGCGGGCGCCAATGGGGTGCTGCTGGATGAATTCAGCCCTGAGCGGCTCACGCAGCTCGTGCCGCGCCTGCGGGACTGCAGCGATCGCGGAGTGATGCTGGAGGCTTCGGGCATTCAGCCCGAGCAGTTGCAGGCCTACGCCGCCACCGGCATCGATCTGATCTCCACCAGCGCGCCGGTCACCCGTAGCCATTGGCTCGACCTGAGCATGCGTTTCACCTGA
- a CDS encoding NCS2 family permease produces MATHHFKNLRIQTGDLDGLLGLGLNNLIQILLIISLCRGVLGFPDSLLFGTILPATGISLLLGNLIYAQQARALARREQRNDCTALPYGVNTVSLFAFVFLVMLPAKLAALSAGLSEADAVQRSWQVGLMACLGSGLIETLGAFVAHSLRRWLPRAALLSTLAGIALGYIALGFLLRSFAHPLVCLSSLSVILLGYFGRVRWPIPTGLMALLLGMALAWGSGLNTLDPEGWQRGLSVISLHWPTLQLNALWQARFELLPWIAVIAPMGLFNLIGSLQNLESAEAAGDRYATRSSLLIDGLGTLSAAALGSCFPTTLYIGHPGFKALGARSAYSWLNGVVMASGCFLGLFGAASELIPVEAGLAILLYIGLTMAAQAFASTPERHGPAVVLGLLPGLAGWGALMLKAGLRAGAAGSGESAFTPDLLSELASADVWAQGLFALEQGQIITAMLLSAWLVYAIEGRFLASALCTALAAGLAWIGLIHAWQFSPADTVMQLGWGSGQAWAEGYAAMTVIVMLAHWRQRGAN; encoded by the coding sequence TTGGCGACACACCATTTCAAGAACCTCAGAATCCAGACCGGTGATCTCGACGGTCTGCTTGGACTGGGCCTGAACAACCTGATTCAAATCCTGCTGATCATCAGCCTCTGCCGCGGAGTGCTTGGCTTCCCCGACAGCCTGTTGTTCGGGACGATCCTGCCGGCGACGGGCATCAGCCTGCTGCTGGGGAATCTGATCTATGCCCAGCAGGCCAGGGCCCTGGCCCGACGAGAACAGAGGAACGACTGCACAGCACTGCCCTACGGCGTCAACACGGTCAGCCTGTTCGCCTTCGTGTTTCTGGTGATGCTGCCGGCAAAGCTTGCGGCTCTCAGTGCAGGGCTGAGCGAAGCCGATGCCGTGCAGCGCTCCTGGCAGGTGGGACTGATGGCTTGCCTCGGGTCCGGCCTGATCGAAACCCTCGGGGCTTTCGTTGCCCACAGCCTGCGGCGCTGGCTGCCGCGGGCAGCGCTGCTATCCACCCTGGCGGGCATTGCCCTGGGCTACATCGCCCTGGGATTCCTGCTGCGCAGCTTCGCCCACCCTCTGGTCTGCCTCAGCAGCCTCAGTGTGATCCTGCTTGGCTATTTCGGTCGCGTGCGCTGGCCGATCCCCACCGGCCTGATGGCCCTGCTGCTGGGGATGGCTCTGGCCTGGGGCAGCGGCTTGAACACGCTGGATCCCGAAGGCTGGCAGCGAGGACTCAGCGTGATCAGCCTGCATTGGCCGACGTTGCAGCTGAATGCCCTCTGGCAGGCCCGTTTCGAGCTGCTTCCCTGGATCGCCGTCATTGCACCCATGGGGCTGTTCAATCTGATCGGATCGCTGCAGAACCTGGAAAGCGCCGAGGCTGCGGGGGATCGCTATGCAACCCGCAGCAGCCTGCTGATCGATGGCCTTGGAACCCTGAGTGCCGCGGCCCTGGGCTCCTGTTTCCCGACCACGCTCTACATCGGCCATCCGGGCTTCAAAGCCCTGGGAGCGCGGTCGGCTTACTCCTGGCTGAACGGAGTGGTCATGGCCTCCGGCTGCTTCCTGGGGCTGTTCGGAGCCGCCAGCGAGCTGATCCCGGTGGAGGCGGGTCTCGCAATCCTGCTGTACATCGGATTGACCATGGCCGCCCAGGCATTCGCCAGCACACCCGAGCGCCACGGGCCGGCCGTGGTGCTGGGCCTGCTGCCAGGACTGGCGGGATGGGGCGCCCTGATGCTCAAGGCCGGACTGCGGGCTGGAGCAGCCGGCTCGGGCGAATCAGCATTCACTCCCGATCTGCTGAGCGAACTTGCGTCAGCGGACGTCTGGGCCCAGGGCCTCTTCGCCCTGGAACAGGGGCAGATCATCACCGCGATGCTCCTCTCAGCCTGGTTGGTGTACGCCATCGAAGGCCGCTTTCTGGCCTCGGCGCTGTGCACCGCGTTAGCAGCCGGCCTGGCCTGGATCGGTCTGATTCATGCCTGGCAGTTCAGTCCCGCCGACACCGTGATGCAACTGGGATGGGGCAGTGGACAGGCTTGGGCGGAGGGGTATGCCGCCATGACGGTGATTGTGATGCTCGCCCACTGGCGACAACGCGGCGCCAACTGA
- a CDS encoding bifunctional (p)ppGpp synthetase/guanosine-3',5'-bis(diphosphate) 3'-pyrophosphohydrolase: protein MLDASSPQDSSRTESAPAPVQCGGPELRRHPVRHPDEYEIALPEWLRQCILNVPPGLGTSCPTDPEALLVAAFDFGFQLHEGQFRASGDPYIVHPVAVADLLRDIGASASVIAAGFLHDVVEDTDVTPDQIELHFGSEVRELVEGVTKLGGIHFNNRTEAQAENLRRMFLAMASDIRVVLVKLADRLHNMRTLGALKEEKRQRIARETREIYAPLANRLGIGRFKWELEDLAFKLLEPEAFREIQQEVASKRSEREERLGVTVALLNDRLAQAGLEGCEVSGRPKHLYGIWSKMQRQQKAFHEIYDVAALRIITPSVESCYRALAVVHDTFRPIPGRFKDYIGLPKPNGYQSLHTAVIGRHRPIEVQIRTIEMHRVAEFGIAAHWKYKEGGSPASSSSAAERFNWLRQLVDWQQEGGNDDHNDYLSSIKEDLFDEEVFVFTPKGDVVGLRKGATPVDFAYRIHSEVGNHCHGARINDRLCPLATALQNGDFVQILTSNTAHPSLDWLNFVATPTARNRIRQWYKRSHRDETIERGKELLERELGRDGFEALLNGAAMARVAQRCNVGSTDDLLASLGFGAVTLQQVLNRFREEIRLIAEQDTAPPSNEEVARALVPPRETTSDHRHSVDTILGLEGLDYRLGGCCSPLPGEPIVGTVALGNHGITIHRQECANVETIPKERRLPVRWNTHGAQPLQRFPVQLRIEVIDRVGILKDILMRLSDGAINVSDAQVKTAAGRPARIDLRVELRGSDQLSRTMDQIRSMADVIDIARTGVS from the coding sequence ATGCTCGACGCTTCCTCACCACAGGACTCTTCCCGGACCGAGAGTGCTCCGGCGCCTGTGCAGTGCGGTGGCCCGGAGCTGAGGCGTCATCCGGTCCGCCATCCGGACGAGTACGAGATCGCCCTGCCGGAGTGGTTGCGGCAGTGCATCCTCAACGTTCCACCGGGCCTGGGGACGAGCTGCCCGACGGATCCAGAAGCCCTATTGGTGGCGGCCTTTGATTTCGGGTTTCAGCTGCACGAGGGCCAATTCCGGGCCAGTGGTGATCCCTACATCGTTCACCCCGTTGCCGTTGCCGATCTGCTGAGGGACATCGGTGCCAGCGCCAGCGTGATCGCGGCCGGGTTCCTGCACGACGTGGTGGAGGACACCGACGTCACCCCCGACCAGATCGAGCTGCATTTCGGTTCTGAGGTGCGCGAGCTGGTGGAGGGGGTGACGAAACTGGGCGGCATTCACTTCAACAACCGCACCGAGGCCCAGGCCGAGAACCTGCGGCGGATGTTTCTGGCGATGGCCAGTGATATCCGGGTGGTGCTGGTGAAACTGGCCGACCGGCTCCACAACATGCGGACGCTGGGGGCGCTCAAGGAGGAGAAGCGCCAGCGCATCGCCCGGGAGACCCGCGAGATCTACGCCCCCCTTGCTAACCGCTTGGGCATCGGGCGGTTCAAATGGGAACTGGAGGACCTGGCCTTCAAGTTGCTGGAGCCGGAGGCGTTCCGAGAGATCCAGCAGGAGGTGGCCAGCAAGCGCAGTGAGCGGGAGGAGCGTCTCGGCGTCACTGTCGCCCTGCTGAACGACCGCTTGGCTCAGGCCGGACTCGAGGGTTGTGAGGTGAGTGGTCGTCCCAAGCACCTCTACGGCATCTGGAGCAAGATGCAGCGTCAGCAGAAGGCGTTCCACGAGATCTACGACGTGGCCGCGCTGCGGATCATCACGCCGAGTGTCGAGAGCTGCTACCGTGCTTTGGCGGTAGTGCACGACACCTTCCGACCCATTCCCGGTCGCTTCAAAGACTACATCGGTCTGCCCAAACCGAACGGCTATCAATCCCTGCACACCGCCGTCATCGGACGCCATCGGCCGATTGAGGTGCAGATCCGCACCATCGAGATGCACCGGGTGGCGGAATTCGGCATCGCCGCGCACTGGAAATACAAGGAGGGCGGCTCACCGGCCAGCAGCAGCAGCGCGGCGGAACGCTTCAACTGGCTGCGGCAACTGGTGGACTGGCAGCAGGAGGGTGGCAACGACGACCACAACGACTACCTCTCATCGATCAAGGAGGACCTCTTCGATGAAGAGGTGTTCGTGTTCACGCCGAAGGGCGATGTGGTCGGGCTGCGCAAGGGGGCAACGCCGGTGGACTTCGCCTACCGGATTCACTCTGAGGTGGGCAACCACTGCCATGGTGCGCGTATCAACGACCGGCTCTGCCCCCTGGCCACGGCGTTGCAGAACGGTGACTTTGTTCAGATCCTCACCAGCAACACGGCCCATCCGAGCCTGGACTGGCTCAATTTCGTCGCCACCCCCACGGCCCGCAATCGCATTCGCCAGTGGTACAAGCGCAGTCACCGGGACGAGACGATCGAACGGGGTAAGGAGTTGCTGGAGCGCGAACTGGGACGGGATGGCTTCGAAGCTCTCCTGAACGGTGCGGCCATGGCCCGTGTGGCTCAGCGCTGCAACGTTGGTTCCACAGATGACCTGCTGGCCTCCCTCGGCTTCGGTGCGGTGACGTTGCAACAGGTGCTCAATCGCTTCCGCGAGGAGATCCGCCTGATCGCCGAGCAGGACACGGCTCCCCCCAGCAACGAGGAGGTGGCCAGGGCCCTCGTCCCCCCCAGGGAGACCACGTCGGATCATCGCCACAGCGTGGACACGATCCTTGGCCTCGAAGGGCTGGACTATCGCCTGGGGGGCTGCTGCAGCCCTCTTCCCGGTGAACCGATCGTCGGCACGGTGGCCCTTGGCAACCACGGCATCACCATTCACCGGCAGGAGTGCGCCAACGTCGAGACGATTCCCAAGGAACGTCGGTTACCGGTGCGCTGGAACACCCACGGTGCCCAGCCTCTGCAACGCTTCCCGGTGCAGCTGCGGATCGAGGTGATCGACCGCGTCGGCATTCTCAAGGACATCCTGATGCGGCTGTCCGATGGGGCCATCAACGTCAGCGATGCCCAGGTGAAAACCGCCGCGGGGCGTCCGGCGAGGATCGATCTGCGGGTGGAACTGCGCGGTTCCGACCAGCTCAGCCGCACGATGGATCAGATCCGTTCCATGGCCGATGTGATCGACATCGCCCGAACCGGGGTCAGTTGA
- the argS gene encoding arginine--tRNA ligase has translation MLSLSQSLDAQLRAAMQRAFPEADAGLDPQLAPASKPEFGDFQANGALPLAKPLKQAPRQIATAIVEQLQGDPAFTDLCLEPQIAGPGFINLTIRPERLAAEVSARLGDERLGVPAVSNAAPVVVDFSSPNIAKEMHVGHLRSTIIGDSLARVLEFRGHPVLRLNHVGDWGTQFGMLITHLKQVAPEALDTADAVDLGDLVAFYREAKKRFDEDEAFQSTSRDEVVKLQGGDPVSLKAWGLLCDQSRREFQKIYDRLDIRLSERGESFYNPFLPAVLDGLKATELLVTDDGAQCVFLEGVQGKDGNPLPVIVQKSDGGFNYATTDLAAIRYRFGAAPEGDGARRVVYVTDAGQANHFAGVFQVAGRAGWIPDGARLEHVPFGLVQGEDGKKLKTRAGDTVRLRDLLDEAVERAETDLRSRLKEEERSESEEFIQHVAGTVGLAAVKYADLSQNRITNYQFSFDRMLALQGNTAPYLLYAVVRIAGIARKGGDLDVETAQLTFSEPQEWALVRELLKFDAVIAEVEEELLPNRLCSYLFELSQVFNRFYDQVPVLKADPEALASRLALCRLTADTLRLGLGLLGIATLDRM, from the coding sequence ATGCTCAGCCTGTCCCAGTCCCTGGATGCCCAGCTGCGGGCGGCGATGCAACGGGCCTTCCCGGAGGCCGATGCGGGGCTGGACCCCCAGCTGGCCCCGGCCAGCAAGCCGGAATTCGGTGACTTCCAGGCCAATGGTGCGTTGCCCCTGGCCAAGCCCCTGAAGCAGGCCCCCCGCCAGATCGCCACGGCGATCGTGGAGCAGCTGCAGGGTGATCCCGCCTTCACCGACCTCTGCCTGGAGCCCCAGATCGCCGGGCCGGGCTTCATCAACCTCACGATCCGCCCGGAGCGGCTGGCGGCGGAGGTGTCGGCCCGGCTGGGGGACGAGCGTCTCGGCGTGCCGGCGGTCAGCAACGCGGCGCCGGTGGTGGTGGATTTTTCCAGCCCCAACATCGCCAAGGAGATGCATGTGGGGCACCTGCGCTCAACGATCATTGGCGACTCGCTGGCGCGGGTGCTCGAGTTCCGCGGCCATCCGGTGCTGCGCCTCAATCACGTGGGCGACTGGGGCACCCAGTTCGGCATGCTCATCACGCATCTCAAGCAGGTGGCGCCGGAAGCCCTGGACACCGCCGATGCGGTGGATCTGGGAGACCTGGTGGCTTTCTACCGCGAGGCCAAGAAGCGCTTCGATGAGGATGAAGCCTTCCAGTCCACCTCCCGCGATGAGGTGGTGAAGCTGCAGGGGGGCGATCCGGTGTCGCTCAAGGCCTGGGGCCTGCTCTGCGACCAGTCGCGGCGCGAGTTCCAGAAGATCTACGACCGGCTCGACATCCGCCTCAGCGAACGCGGCGAGTCGTTCTACAACCCCTTCCTGCCGGCGGTGCTTGATGGCTTGAAGGCCACCGAACTGCTGGTCACCGACGACGGCGCCCAGTGCGTTTTCCTCGAGGGTGTGCAGGGCAAGGACGGCAATCCCCTGCCCGTGATCGTGCAGAAGAGTGATGGTGGTTTCAACTACGCCACCACTGATCTGGCGGCGATCCGCTACCGCTTCGGTGCAGCGCCGGAAGGGGATGGTGCCCGCCGCGTTGTGTATGTCACCGATGCCGGCCAGGCGAACCATTTCGCCGGGGTGTTCCAGGTGGCGGGACGGGCCGGCTGGATCCCGGACGGTGCGCGCCTCGAGCACGTGCCCTTTGGCCTGGTGCAGGGGGAAGACGGCAAGAAGCTCAAGACCCGCGCCGGTGACACCGTGCGCCTGCGGGATCTGCTCGATGAAGCCGTCGAGCGCGCCGAGACCGATCTGCGCTCACGCCTGAAGGAAGAGGAGCGCAGCGAGTCGGAGGAGTTCATTCAGCATGTGGCGGGCACCGTGGGGTTGGCGGCGGTGAAATACGCCGACCTCAGCCAGAACCGCATCACCAACTACCAGTTCTCCTTCGATCGGATGCTGGCGCTGCAGGGCAACACGGCGCCCTATCTCCTCTATGCCGTGGTGCGCATCGCCGGCATCGCCCGCAAGGGGGGTGACCTGGATGTGGAGACAGCCCAGCTGACCTTCAGTGAGCCCCAGGAGTGGGCTCTGGTGCGGGAGTTGCTCAAGTTCGACGCTGTGATCGCAGAGGTGGAGGAGGAGCTGTTGCCCAACCGCTTGTGCAGCTATCTGTTCGAGCTCAGCCAGGTGTTCAACCGCTTCTACGATCAGGTGCCGGTGCTCAAGGCCGATCCTGAAGCACTGGCATCCCGCCTTGCCCTCTGCCGTTTAACGGCCGACACCCTCAGACTGGGGCTCGGACTGCTGGGCATCGCCACCCTGGACCGCATGTGA
- a CDS encoding ABC transporter ATP-binding protein, with the protein MVCSARPPVLSMSRPVLELEQLRLRYPGSDRWTLNGLDLSLMSGETMALVGSSGCGKSTVARAVMQLLPPGTQCEGSLRLTGIDPRTLDRPALRRLRGQAAGLVFQDPMTRLNPLMTVGAHLLDTLKAHRPDSSDRWRRQRCDELLERVGIGARRRRAFPHELSGGMRQRLAIALAIALEPPLLIADEPTTSLDVAVAGQVMAELSGLCAEMGSALLLISHDLAMAARWCERMAMLDGGLKVEDGPSRQLLTQPRSEVGQRLVASARAREGGQTPSRPKAQPVLTVDAMRCWHSVGGTPWSPVWLKAVDGISLELRAGESLGVVGASGCGKSTLCRALMGLNTIRGGRVDLLGQNLLNLKGEPLRQARRVLQMVFQDPLACLNPALSVAEAIADPLLIHGLCSKAAARQRARELMERVGLNPAEQFQDRLPRQLSGGQQQRVAIARALALQPKVLICDESVSMLDAEVQAEVLALLRELQQELGLAMIFVTHDLSVASGFCHRVIVLDKGEIVEEGPGERIFQAPQAAISRTLVDACPRLP; encoded by the coding sequence ATGGTATGCAGTGCTCGACCCCCCGTCCTCTCCATGTCGCGCCCTGTCCTGGAGCTCGAACAGCTGCGGCTGCGCTACCCGGGCAGTGATCGCTGGACCCTCAATGGCCTTGACCTGAGCCTGATGTCCGGAGAGACCATGGCCCTGGTGGGCTCCTCGGGCTGTGGCAAGAGCACCGTGGCCCGCGCCGTGATGCAGTTGCTGCCCCCGGGCACCCAGTGCGAGGGAAGCTTGCGGTTGACCGGCATCGACCCACGGACGTTGGATCGCCCCGCTCTGCGACGGCTGCGGGGTCAGGCCGCCGGGCTGGTGTTTCAGGACCCGATGACCCGGCTGAATCCGTTGATGACGGTCGGCGCTCATCTGCTGGATACCCTGAAGGCCCATCGACCGGACAGCAGCGACCGCTGGCGGCGCCAGCGCTGTGATGAGCTGCTGGAGCGGGTGGGCATTGGCGCCCGGCGTCGGCGCGCGTTCCCCCATGAACTGAGCGGTGGCATGCGTCAGCGCCTGGCCATCGCCCTCGCCATTGCGCTCGAACCGCCTCTGCTCATCGCCGATGAGCCCACCACCAGCCTGGATGTCGCCGTGGCCGGGCAGGTCATGGCCGAGCTGAGCGGTCTTTGCGCGGAAATGGGCAGTGCCCTGCTGTTGATCAGCCACGATCTGGCCATGGCAGCGCGCTGGTGTGAGCGCATGGCGATGCTCGATGGTGGCCTCAAGGTGGAGGACGGCCCGAGCCGACAGCTGCTGACGCAGCCCCGTTCCGAGGTCGGGCAGCGATTGGTGGCCTCGGCCCGGGCCCGGGAAGGGGGGCAGACGCCGTCGAGGCCCAAAGCTCAACCGGTGCTGACCGTGGACGCGATGCGCTGCTGGCACAGCGTCGGCGGCACCCCCTGGTCCCCCGTCTGGCTCAAGGCGGTGGATGGCATCAGCCTGGAGTTACGCGCCGGAGAAAGCCTCGGAGTCGTGGGAGCCTCCGGCTGCGGCAAGAGCACCCTCTGCCGGGCCTTGATGGGTCTCAACACCATTCGCGGCGGCCGCGTTGACCTGTTGGGCCAGAACCTGCTCAACCTCAAGGGTGAACCGTTGCGCCAGGCACGCCGAGTCCTGCAGATGGTGTTTCAGGACCCACTGGCCTGTCTCAATCCGGCCCTGAGCGTGGCGGAGGCCATTGCCGACCCCTTACTCATTCATGGCCTGTGCAGTAAGGCTGCCGCCCGCCAGCGGGCACGGGAGCTGATGGAGCGGGTTGGCCTCAACCCAGCTGAACAGTTCCAGGATCGTCTTCCCCGCCAACTCTCCGGCGGACAGCAACAGCGGGTGGCCATTGCCCGGGCCCTGGCGCTGCAGCCGAAGGTGCTGATCTGCGACGAAAGCGTCAGCATGCTGGATGCTGAGGTGCAGGCCGAGGTGCTGGCGCTGCTGCGGGAGCTGCAGCAGGAGCTGGGGCTGGCGATGATTTTCGTGACGCACGACCTCTCAGTGGCCAGCGGGTTCTGTCATCGCGTGATCGTGTTGGACAAGGGGGAGATCGTGGAGGAAGGACCGGGTGAGCGGATCTTCCAGGCCCCTCAGGCCGCCATCAGCCGCACGCTGGTGGATGCATGTCCGCGCTTGCCTTGA